The Pochonia chlamydosporia 170 chromosome 1, whole genome shotgun sequence genome window below encodes:
- a CDS encoding membrane associated eicosanoid/glutathione metabolism-like domain-containing protein (similar to Metarhizium robertsii ARSEF 23 XP_007822286.1), with amino-acid sequence MASLLPLDFSQNLSFFTVPAAFGLTLLPHLYAVGSAGFNVYDNSYPRAYRDTLIKDTSIDKIRKQRILRAEACSLNGLETIGLFAASVIAGNYAKLDTATLNNLSIGYLVSRFLYTLAYVFIQNRRLSWLRTAIWQVTAGYIAMFWIKAGYKLL; translated from the exons ATGGCGTCCCTACTCCCCCTCGACTTCTCCCAAaacctctccttcttcaca GTCCCAGCCGCATTCGGCCTCACCCTCCTTCCACATCTCTACGCCGTAGGCTCAGCCGGCTTCAACGTCTACGACAATTCATATCCCCGCGCCTACCGCGACACCCTAATCAAGGACACGTCCATTGACAAGATT CGCAAGCAACGTATCCTACGGGCGGAAGCGTGCTCCCTCAACGGCTTGGAAACCATTGGCCTGTTTGCCGCGTCCGTCATTGCCGGCAACTATGCCAAGCTTGATACCGCAActctcaacaacctctcTATTGGGTATTTGGTGTCTCGGTTTTTGTATACCCTTGCGTATGTCTTTATTCAGAACAGGAGGTTGTCGTGGTTGAGGACGGCAATTTGGCAGGTAACTGCTGGGtatattgccatgttttggaTCAAGGCTGGCTACAAGTTGCTGTAG
- a CDS encoding beta-glucosidase 1 precursor (similar to Aspergillus terreus NIH2624 XP_001212225.1) — MKPLSVFAAALLTAVVDASPSPGYSHKLDARAELATSPPHYPSPWMNPQAPGWEEAYAKAKAFVSQMTLVEKVNLTTGTGWMSDNCVGNVGAIPRLGLRALCMQDGPLGIRLSDYNSAFPAGLTAGATWSEHLWRDRGKAMGAESKGKGIDVVLGPVSGPLGRAPTGGRNAEGFGTDPYLQGKGLANTVIGIQDAGVIACAKHYIANEQEHFRQVGESVGRGFNISESLSSNIDDKTLHEDYAWPFADAVKAGVGSIMCSYNQINNSYGCQNSKLLNGVLKDEMGFQGFVMSDWQAQHAGAATAVAGLDMSMPGDTSFNTGYSFWGGNLTLAVINGTVPAYRIDDMAMRIMAAFFKVGMTPGKQVPTSFSSWSRDTFGYRHMAAKENYEQINFQVDVRQNHASHIRESAAKGTVILKNTGSLPLNKPKFLAVIGEDAGQNSKGPNGCDDRGCDDGTLAMLWGSGTSQFPYLITPDSALQRQAIEDGSRYESVLSNYQWAATQKVVAQPNVTAVVFVNADSGEGYINVDNNAGDRKNLTLWKNGDDLIKNVSSINPNTIVVIHSVGPILVTDWYKNPNISAIVWAGLPGQESGNSITDILYGKTSPGRSPFTWGPTLESYGTDVMYKPNNGNGAPQQDFTEGPFIDYRHFDKAAPNKNSPGAPIYEFGYGLSWSTFKYSNLKVQKHEVRPMSPPKGKTIAAPTFGNFSTNLKDYAFPPYIRYIYQFIYPWLNTTTSGKAASGDPHYGQTAKQFLPPGATDGSPQPRLASSGEPGGNRQLWDVVYTVTATITNTGKRMSDEVPQLYVSLGGEKEPVRVLRGFDRIERIAPGQSVTFRHELTRREISNWDPVSQNWVITKAPKKVWVGSSSRDLPLSAVLN, encoded by the exons ATGAAGCCTTTGTCCGTTTTTGCGGCGGCTCTACTCACTGCCGTGGTAGATGCCAGTCCGTCTCCTGGATACTCGCACAAG CTCGATGCGCGTGCCGAATTAGCTACATCCCCTCCTCATTATCCTTCGCCATGGATGAACCCTCAAGCACCTGGCTGGGAAGAGGCCTACGCAAAAGCCAAGGCCTTCGTGTCACAAATGACCCTTGTTGAGAAGGTCAATTTGACGACTGGTACTGG ATGGATGAGCGATAATTGTGtcggcaatgttggagcTATCCCTCGACTGGGACTCCGAGCTCTCTGCATGCAGGATGGTCCATTGGGTATTCGTCTTTCCGACTACAATAGTGCTTTCCCCGCTGGACTTACTGCTGGTGCCACCTGGTCTGAGCATCTTTGGAGAGACCGTGGAAAGGCTATGGGCGCTGAatccaagggcaagggcatCGATGTCGTTCTTGGTCCTGTCAGCGGCCCTCTTGGTCGTGCTCCTACCGGTGGTCGCAATGCTGAGGGATTTGGTACTGATCCATATCTCCAGGGCAAGGGTCTTGCCAACACTGTTATTGGTATTCAGGATGCTGGAGTCATTGCTTGTGCCAAGCACTACATTGCCAATGAACAAG AGCATTTCCGACAAGTCGGCGAGTCCGTTGGCCGTGGCTTCAACATTTCCGAGTCTCTGTCCTCTAATATTGACGACAAGACTCTGCATGAAGATTATGCTTGGCCCTTTGCTGATGCCGTCAAGGCTGGCGTTGGCTCCATCATGTGCTCGTATAACCAGATCAACAATTCATACGGCTGCCAGAACTCGAAGCTCCTCAATGGTGTTCTCAAGGACGAAATGGGCTTCCAGGGATTCGTCATGAGTGATTGGCAGGCACAGCATGCTGGCGCCGCCACTGCAGTTGCTGGCCTGGACATGAGCATGCCGGGTGATACCTCCTTCAACACTGGCTATAGTTTCTGGGGAGGAAACCTGACTCTTGCTGTCATCAATGGTACCGTGCCAGCGTATCGTATCGATGACATGGCCATGCGTATCATGGCTGCCTTCTTCAAGGTTGGCATGACTCCTGGCAAGCAAGTCccaaccagcttcagctcctGGTCTCGTGATACTTTTGGCTACCGCCacatggctgccaaagaaaaCTATGAGCAGATTAACTTCCAGGTCGATGTGCGCCAGAACCACGCCTCACATATCCGCGAGTCTGCCGCCAAGGGAACCGTTATTCTCAAGAACACTGGATCTCTGCCATTGAACAAGCCCAAGTTCCTTGCCGTCATTGGTGAGGATGCTGGCCAAAACTCCAAGGGCCCTAACGGTTGTGATGATCGTGGATGCGACGATGGTACTTTGGCTATGCTCTGGGGTTCCGGCACTTCCCAGTTCCCCTACCTCATTACCCCCGACAGCGCTCTTCAGCGCCAGGCTATCGAGGATGGTTCACGATATGAGAGCGTTCTCAGCAACTACCAGTGGGCGGCTACTCAGAAGGTTGTTGCCCAGCCTAATGTTACTGCAGTCGTTTTCGTCAACGCCGATAGCGGTGAGGGTTACATCAATGTCGACAACAACGCTGGTGACCGCAAGAACCTTACCCTCTGGAAGAACGGTGATGATTTGATCAAGAATGTCTCTTCCATCAATCCCAACACCATTGTTGTCATCCACAGCGTCGGCCCAATTCTTGTCACTGACTGGTACAAGAACCCCAACATTTCCGCCATTGTTTGGGCTGGACTTCCTGGACAGGAGTCCGGCAACTCCATCACCGATATTCTCTACGGAAAGACTAGCCCTGGACGTTCTCCATTCACCTGGGGCCCAACTCTCGAGAGCTACGGTACCGATGTTATGTACAAGCCCAACAACGGCAATGGTGCTCCTCAGCAAGACTTCACCGAGGGACCTTTCATTGACTACCGCCACTTTGACAAGGCCGCCCCCAACAAGAACAGCCCCGGTGCTCCCATCTACGAATTCGGTTATGGTCTGTCATGGTCCACCTTCAAGTACTCGAATCTTAAGGTTCAGAAGCACGAAGTCCGACCCATGTCGCCTCCCAAGGGCAAGACTATTGCTGCCCCTACCTTTGGCAACTTCAGCACCAACTTGAAGGATTACGCTTTCCCACCCTACATCCGCTACATCTATCAATTCATCTACCCCTggctcaacaccaccacctctGGCAAGGCTGCTTCTGGTGACCCTCACTACGGTCAGACTGCCAAGCAGTTCCTCCCCCCTGGTGCTACCGACGGCTCGCCCCAGCCCAGACTTGCCTCCTCCGGTGAGCCTGGCGGTAACCGCCAGCTGTGGGATGTCGTGTACACTGTCACTGcgaccatcaccaacacTGGCAAGCGCATGAGCGACGAGGTTCCCCAGCTCTACGTCAGCCTGGGTGGTGAGAAGGAGCCCGTCCGTGTCCTCCGTGGCTTTGACCGTATCGAGCGTATTGCCCCTGGACAGAGTGTTACTTTCCGCCACGAACTCACCCGACGTGAAATCAGCAACTGGGATCCCGTGTCTCAGAACTGGGTCATCACGAAGGCTCCCAAGAAGGTGTGGGTTGGTAGCAGCTCGCGTGACCTGCCCCTGAGCGCTGTTCTCAACTAA
- a CDS encoding short-chain dehydrogenase protein (similar to Eutypa lata UCREL1 XP_007792816.1) — MGNTFSQHFPPTPQFTEANVPDLTGKIYIVTGSNTGVGREVAQILYSKHATVWIACRNEAKAEAAIDAISQQHPSSKGKLKFLSLNLSDLSTIASSAETFLSQESRLDVLFNNAGVMMPPPGSKTEQCHDLELGVNCLGPFLFTKLLTPILKKSAESAPKGSVRVVWVSSSAADAMSPSGGVVLDNLDYKVDKNVYHKYGVSKAGNYFHATQFARLYKPDGVISIPLNPGNLLTELDRSSSWWVVFGRWLVCYAPIYGAYTEIFAAFSSDIGIHNTGAWIVPWGRFASIREDVRLGSLTLAEGGTGTAERFWEWSEEQVKPYTTA; from the exons ATGGGCAACACATTCAGTCAGCACTTCCCGCCCACACCACAATTCACCGAAGCCAATGTCCCCGATCTCACCGGCAAG ATCTACATTGTAACTGGCTCAAACACCGGTGTCGGCCGAGAGGTTGCTCAGATCTTGTACAGCAAACACGCCACCGTCTGGATCGCCTGTCGCAATGAGGCCAAGGCCGAAGCTGCGATTGATGCCATtagccaacaacatccttCTTCCAAGGGAAAGTTGAAGTTTCTGTCTCTCAATCTAAGCGACCTTTCTACCATTGCTTCATCAGCAGAGACGTTCCTCAGCCAGGAGTCCCGCCTCGATGTGCTGTTCAACAATGCTGGGGTCATGATGCCTCCTCCTGGTTCCAAGACCGAGCAGTGCCATGATCTAGAATTGGGCGTAAACTGTCTCGGACCTTTTCTCTTCACAAAGCTCCTGACACCAATATTGAAAAAGTCTGCCGAGAGCGCACCCAAAGGTTCTGTTCGCGTGGTGTGGGTTTCCAGTTCGGCCGCAGATGCCATGTCGCCCTCGGGGGGTGTGGTCCTGGACAATCTGGATTACAAGGTCGACAAGAATGTCTACCACAAGTATGGAGTTAGCAAAGCGGGCAATTACTTTCACGCCACCCAGTTTGCTCGCTTGTACAAGCCCGACGGTGTGATCAGTATT CCGCTCAACCCCGGAAATCTGCTGACGGAATTGGATCGCTCATCATCCTGGTGGGTGGTATTTGGGCGGTGGCTTGTTTGCTATGCGCCCATCTACGGCGCATACACGGAGATATTTGCTGCCTTTTCGTCAGACATTGGGATACACAACACGGGGGCTTGGA TTGTGCCGTGGGGCAGGTTTGCGTCCATTCGCGAAGATGTGCGTCTTGGCTCCCTCACGTTGGCGGAGGGAGGGACAGGAACCGCAGAACGGTTTTGGGAATGGTCTGAGGAGCAGGTGAAGCCGTATACTACCGCTTAA